The following coding sequences lie in one Xiphophorus maculatus strain JP 163 A chromosome 4, X_maculatus-5.0-male, whole genome shotgun sequence genomic window:
- the mmp2 gene encoding 72 kDa type IV collagenase: MGFPTISRCHRVILKVFLLQFIAFQATNARPSPIIRFPGDDTPRTDKEVALHYLNKFYGCPQDRCNLMVLKDTLKKMQKFFSLQETGEIDAKTVEIMKKPRCGVPDVANYNFFHRRPKWQKKDVTYRILGYSPDLDEEVINDAFYRAFKVWSDVTPLSFTRIMDGEADIMVNFGRNEHGDGYPFDGKDGLLAHAFAPGPGIGGDSHFDDDEQWTLGEGQVVKVKFGNADGEFCKFPFLFMGTEYNSCTSQGRDDGFLWCSTTYNFDEEGKYGFCPHELLFTLGGNGEGAPCKFPFSFQGESYDSCTTQGRDDGYRWCATTEDYDRDKSYGFCPETAMSTVGGNAEGSPCVFPFTFLGDSYDSCTSSGRSDGKMWCATTKNYDDDRKWGFCPDQGYSLFLVAAHEFGHALGLEHSQDPGALMAPVYTFMKDFRLSHDDIQGIQELYGVPTDKPLPPTQGPVTPMDLCKDPVIFDAVAQIRGETFFFKDRFLFRSVNFRSKPSGPMLVATYWPDLPAKIDAAYENPVEEKTVFFSGDEMWVYKADELERGYPKRLSSFGLPTDVQQIDAAFNFRKNRKTYLFSADKFWRYDESSKAMDPGFPKLIAESWNGIPDDIDSAFSLNGIDYSYFFKGSHYFKLEDSSLKIVKLGEITKDWLGC; this comes from the exons ATGGGCTTTCCGACGATATCTAGGTGTCATCGGgttattttaaaagtgtttttgcttcagtttatcGCTTTTCAAGCAACAAATGCCCGCCCATCTCCTATAATCAGGTTTCCCGGAGACGATACCCCGAGAACAGACAAAGAAGTTGCTCTG CACTATCTGAATAAGTTTTATGGCTGCCCACAAGACAGATGCAACCTTATGGTGCTCAAAGACACTTTGAAGAAAATGCAGAAGTTCTTCTCCTTGCAAGAAACCGGAGAAATAGATGCCAAGACGGTGGAGATCATGAAAAAACCTCGCTGTGGTGTCCCGGATGTGGCCAATTACAACTTCTTCCATAGGAGACCCAAGTGGCAGAAGAAGGACGTTACTTACAG AATCCTGGGCTACTCTCCTGACCTGGACGAGGAAGTCATAAATGATGCTTTCTACAGAGCCTTTAAAGTGTGGAGTGATGTCACGCCACTTTCTTTTACTCGCATCATGGATGGAGAGGCTGACATCATGGTTAATTTTGGCCGCAATG AACATGGAGATGGTTATCCGTTTGATGGCAAAGATGGTCTCTTGGCTCATGCCTTTGCCCCAGGACCAGGCATTGGGGGTGATTCccattttgatgatgatgagcAGTGGACCTTAGGAGAGGGCCAAG tgGTGAAAGTGAAGTTTGGCAATGCTGATGGAGAGTTCTGCAAATTCCCCTTCCTGTTCATGGGGACCGAGTACAACAGCTGTACATCTCAGGGTCGAGATGACGGATTCCTGTGGTGCTCCACCACCTACAACTTTGATGAAGAGGGCAAATATGGCTTCTGCCCTCATGAGT taCTTTTCACCCTTGGTGGTAACGGAGAGGGCGCGCCTTGTAAATTCCCCTTCAGCTTTCAGGGAGAAAGCTATGACAGCTGCACCACGCAGGGCAGGGATGATGGATACCGCTGGTGTGCCACCACTGAGGACTATGACCGTGACAAGTCCTATGGGTTCTGCCCTGAAACTG CAATGTCAACAGTGGGAGGAAATGCAGAGGGAAGCCCCTGTGTCTTTCCTTTCACCTTCCTTGGAGACAGCTATGACTCCTGCACTTCTTCTGGACGCAGTGATGGGAAAATGTGGTGTGCTACCACTAAGAACTATGACGATGACCGGAAATGGGGTTTCTGTCCTGACCAAG GCTATAGCTTGTTCCTGGTGGCGGCCCATGAGTTTGGTCACGCCCTTGGTTTGGAGCATTCTCAGGACCCAGGAGCTCTGATGGCTCCTGTCTATACTTTTATGAAAGACTTCAGACTTTCTCACGATGACATCCAAGGCATCCAAGAGCTCTATG GTGTGCCAACCGACAAGCCTTTGCCTCCAACCCAGGGTCCTGTCACTCCAATGGACCTTTGTAAAGATCCAGTTATCTTTGATGCTGTTGCACAAATCAGAGGAgagacatttttcttcaaagacAG GTTCCTGTTCAGGTCAGTGAACTTCAGGAGCAAACCCAGTGGCCCTATGCTAGTGGCCACCTACTGGCCTGACCTCCCTGCGAAGATAGACGCTGCCTATGAAAATCCAGTGGAGGAGAAAACAGTCTTCTTCTCAG GTGATGAGATGTGGGTTTACAAAGCCGATGAGCTGGAAAGAGGTTACCCGAAGAGGCTCTCCAGCTTTGGCCTCCCTACAGATGTGCAGCAAATCGATGCTGCCTTCAACTTCAGGAAGAACAGGAAGACTTACTTATTTTCTGCAGACAAATTCTGGAG atacGATGAAAGTAGTAAGGCAATGGACCCTGGCTTCCCCAAGCTTATTGCTGAATCCTGGAACGGCATTCCTGATGACATTGACTCTGCTTTCAGTCTGAACGGCATtg ATTACAGCTACTTCTTTAAAGGAAGTCACTATTTCAAACTTGAAGACAGCAGTTTGAAGATCGTCAAGTTGGGAGAAATCACAAAGGACTGGCTTGGTTGCTGA